One Maribacter dokdonensis DSW-8 genomic region harbors:
- a CDS encoding NAD(P)-dependent alcohol dehydrogenase, with product MKAFTKYKYGGPEILQMEEVAKPVVKTNHILVKVMANSANPADWHILRGKPFFARFSFGLFKPKDAILGADFAGIIEEIGSGVQHFKIGDNVFGEMLGGGAFAEFACVPANVCAKMPEHAKFTTMAGVPIAGLTAYQAIITHGNIKNGESVLINGASGGVGHFAVQIAKAYGAHVTAVCSARNSDFVKSIGADYIIGYDKEDIHQHKGDYDVVIDVHGNLTHSDYTRMGKRGVMVGFTTIGHMFAVLLKKAFSKFPLTQFTAEANTKDLKVLASLINEERIKVHIEKSYPYTQIPEAIAHIEKMRTRGKVVMVWQDIHE from the coding sequence ATGAAGGCATTTACCAAGTATAAATATGGCGGTCCGGAGATTCTTCAAATGGAAGAAGTTGCTAAACCGGTAGTTAAAACCAATCATATTTTGGTAAAGGTAATGGCGAATTCCGCTAACCCGGCGGATTGGCATATTCTACGGGGAAAGCCCTTTTTTGCTAGATTTTCGTTCGGACTTTTTAAACCCAAGGATGCTATATTAGGTGCTGATTTTGCAGGAATTATAGAAGAAATTGGTTCTGGCGTGCAGCATTTTAAAATTGGAGACAATGTATTTGGTGAAATGTTAGGTGGTGGTGCTTTTGCAGAATTTGCTTGTGTTCCGGCCAATGTTTGTGCTAAAATGCCAGAGCATGCAAAATTCACTACCATGGCAGGTGTTCCCATTGCCGGTCTAACAGCTTATCAGGCAATAATTACGCATGGTAACATAAAAAATGGAGAATCTGTATTGATTAATGGGGCATCTGGTGGTGTGGGTCATTTTGCGGTACAAATTGCCAAGGCATACGGAGCACATGTTACGGCTGTATGTTCTGCCAGAAATTCGGACTTTGTAAAATCAATTGGTGCAGATTATATCATTGGGTATGATAAGGAAGATATTCACCAGCATAAAGGAGATTATGATGTAGTCATTGATGTTCATGGCAACCTAACGCATTCCGATTATACACGAATGGGCAAAAGAGGTGTTATGGTCGGTTTTACTACTATAGGACATATGTTTGCCGTTTTATTGAAAAAAGCTTTCAGTAAGTTCCCATTGACCCAATTTACGGCTGAAGCGAATACTAAAGATTTGAAAGTTTTGGCTTCACTTATTAATGAAGAGCGCATCAAGGTCCACATAGAAAAGTCATATCCGTATACCCAGATACCAGAAGCAATAGCACATATTGAAAAAATGCGTACACGAGGTAAAGTGGTAATGGTTTGGCAAGATATTCATGAATAG
- a CDS encoding 2-hydroxyacid dehydrogenase → MNIAVFSTKSYDQEYFEKYNADYDYNFSFYETALNPDTAKLSADCNVVCVFVNDIVNEETIKILSANGIELIALRCAGYNNVDLEAAEKEGIKVVRVPAYSPEAVAEHALALILTLNRKTHKAYNRVREGNFSLKNLIGFNLSNKTIGIIGTGKIGATFGKLLKGFGSKLIAYDIAENEELVAAGVEFLPLEEVFQKSDIISLHCPLNKHTKHIINKASIAKMKDGVMIINTSRGALIKTEDAIAGLKDRKIGYLGIDVYEQEENLFFEDHSEHIIQDDMILRLLSFPNVLITSHQAYFTKEAMDQITTITLNNIKSFETGSELENEVK, encoded by the coding sequence ATGAACATTGCTGTATTCAGTACCAAATCTTATGACCAAGAGTATTTTGAAAAGTATAATGCGGATTATGACTATAATTTTTCATTTTATGAAACCGCTTTAAATCCAGATACTGCTAAACTTTCGGCAGATTGCAATGTGGTATGTGTTTTTGTAAACGATATAGTCAATGAAGAAACTATTAAAATATTATCCGCCAACGGTATAGAACTAATAGCACTACGCTGCGCTGGCTACAACAATGTAGATTTAGAAGCTGCGGAGAAAGAAGGCATAAAGGTAGTAAGGGTACCTGCCTATTCGCCAGAAGCGGTTGCAGAGCATGCCTTGGCTTTAATATTGACCCTTAACCGTAAAACGCACAAAGCTTACAACCGGGTCAGGGAAGGCAACTTTTCATTAAAGAACCTTATTGGTTTCAACCTGAGCAATAAAACCATAGGTATTATTGGAACGGGAAAAATTGGAGCAACATTCGGTAAATTATTAAAAGGTTTTGGAAGTAAGCTCATTGCATATGACATTGCTGAAAATGAAGAACTGGTAGCTGCAGGGGTAGAATTTTTACCGCTTGAAGAAGTATTTCAAAAATCGGATATTATATCGTTGCACTGTCCTTTAAACAAACATACCAAGCATATCATCAATAAAGCATCTATTGCTAAAATGAAAGATGGTGTTATGATCATCAACACCAGTAGAGGTGCCCTGATCAAAACGGAAGATGCCATTGCCGGACTTAAAGATAGAAAAATAGGGTATTTGGGAATCGATGTTTATGAGCAGGAAGAAAATCTGTTTTTTGAGGATCATTCAGAACATATCATTCAAGATGATATGATATTGAGACTATTAAGTTTCCCTAATGTGTTGATTACATCGCATCAGGCATATTTTACAAAAGAAGCAATGGATCAAATAACTACGATCACCTTAAACAATATTAAATCATTTGAGACAGGTAGCGAGTTAGAGAACGAGGTAAAGTAA